AACAGCGGTTCCCGGTCACCCTGAGGGGCGGTGGAATCTGTCCCGGGATGTCCCGAGTTGACATCATTTAGGCTCAGTCCGTAGGGCCGCTGCCGCGGCTCCACGGCGCTGTACTCCGCACCTTGGGAGGCTCCCCCATGACCACTGTGACCTCGCCGCTCGCCGGTCGCGCCATCGGGCTCGCCAACGTGCCCGACCCCGTGTTCTCCGGCGCCATGGTCGGGCCCGGCACCGCCATCGACCCCGTGCGGGAGCCCACCGAGGCCGTGGCACCGGTGGACGGCCTGGTGGTGTCGATGCACCCGCACGCGTTCGTGGTCATGGACGAGAACGGGCACGGCGTGCTGACCCACCTGGGGATCGACACCGTCCAGCTGAACGGCGAGGGCTTCGAGCTGCTGGTGGCCAAGGGCGACCAGGTCCGCCGCGGGCAGCCGGTGATCAAGTGGAACCCGGCGGCGGTGGAGGCGGCCGGCAAGTCGCCGATCTCGCCGGTGGTCGCGCTGGAGGCGTCCACCGAGGCACTCGGCGGGCTGGCGGAGTCGGGCGAGATCGCCCTCGGCGACGCCCTCTTCACCTGGAGCTGACGCCCTCCCGTCCCCGCGCCGCCGGCCGCTCGGCGTCCGGCGCGGGGGTCCGGCGGCCGGTGGCCGCCGCGCGGGTCTGCCGAGTCCACCCGCCCCGCCGCACCCGGCGGGGCGGTCCAGCAGTCGGCGGCCGTACCCCGGCCGCAACCGAAGCGGAGAACGCTCAGATGGAGAAGACGCTGCGAGGCGTAGGTGTCAGCCACGGGGTCGCGATCGGCCAGGTCCGGCACATGGGGACGGCGGAGCTGGAACCCCCGGCGACGCAGATCCCCAGTGAGGACGCGCCCCGTGAGCAGGCGCGGGCCCGGGCCGCGGTGGACGCGGTGGCCGCGGACCTGATCGCGCGCGGCAACCTGGCCGGCGGTGAGGCGCAGGCCGTCCTGGAGGCCCAGGCGCTGATGGCGCAGGACCCGGAGCTGATGGCGGACGTCAGCCGGCGGATCGCGGTGGGCAGCAGTGCCGAGCGGGCGGTGTACGACGCCTTCGCCGCGTACCGGGCGCTGCTGGCCTCGGCCGGCGAGTACCTGGCCGGGCGGGTGGCCGACCTGGACGACGTGCGCAACCGGATCGTGGCGCGGCTGCTGGGCGTGCCGATGCCGGGGGTGCCGGACAGCGACGAGCCGTACGTGCTGCTGGCGCGGGACCTGGCGCCGGCCGACACCGCGCTGCTGGACCCCTCGCTGGTGCTGGGGTTCGTGACCGAGGAGGGTGGGCCGACCAGCCACAGCGCCATTCTGGCGCGGGCGATGGGCGTGCCGGCCGTGGTGGCGCTGCAGGGGGCGACGGAGCTGGCCGAGGGCCTGGTCGTGGCGGTGGACGGCAGCTCCGGCGAGGTGCTGGTGGACCCGTCCGTCGAGCGGCAGGAGCAGCTGCGCGTGGCGGCGGAGGAGCGGAGGGCCGCGCTGGCGGCGACCTCCGGGCCGGGGCAGACCTCGGACGGGCACCGGGTGCCGCTGCTGGCGAACGTCGGCGGCCCGGTGGACCTGCCGGCGGCGCTGGAGAACGGCGCGGAGGGCGTGGGCCTGTTCCGGACCGAGTTCCTGTTCCTGGACGACTCGGCGAAGGCGCCCGGCGAGGACAAGCAGGTCGAGGCGTACCGGAAGGTGCTGGAGGCGTTCCCGGAGGGCCGGGTCGTCGTGCGGGTGCTGGACGCGGGGGCGGACAAGCCGCTGGACTTCCTGACGCCGGCGGACGAGCCGAACCCGGCGCTCGGGGTGCGCGGGCTGCGGACGCTGCTGGACCACCCGGAGGTGCTGCGGTCGCAGCTGCGGGCGCTGGCCCGGGCGGCGGAGGGGCTGCCGGTGCACCTGGAGGTGATGGCCCCGATGGTGGCCGACCGCCAGGACGCGCGGGCGTTCGCGGACGCCTGCCGGGAGGCCGGGCTGCACGCCAAGTTCGGGGCGATGGTGGAGATCCCGTCGGCGGCGCTGCGGGCGCGGTCGATCCTGCAGGAGGTCGAGTTCCTGTCGCTGGGGACGAACGACCTGGCGCAGTACACCTTCGCCGCGGACCGGCAGGTGGGTGCGCTGGCGCGGCTGCAGGACCCCTGGCAGCCGGCGCTGCTGGACCTGGTCGCGGCGGCCGCGGAGGCGGCCCGGGCGGCCGGCAAGAGCTGTGGCGTCTGCGGTGAGGCGGCCTCCGACCCGCTGCTGGCCTGTGTGCTGACCGGTCTGGGGGTCACCAGCCTGTCGATGGGCGCGGCGTCGATCCCCTATGTGCGGTCGGCGCTGGCCACCTACACCCTGGCGCAGTGCCGGCGGGCCGCGGAGGCGGCGCGGGCGGCGGACGGCGCGGCCGAGGCGCGGGCCGCGGCGCACCAGGTGCTCTCCGGCGAGTAGCCGGGGGCTGCCGGGCGACGGCCCGGACCGGAGCCGGAAGGGGCACTGCCACCGTGGGGGTTGGCAGTGCCCCTTCCCCGTGTCCGGAGAGCCGGGCCGGAGGGCCTGTTCGGAGGGCCTGTTCGGGCGGGTCAGCCGCGGCGGCGGGCGCCGAGGTCGGCGAAGAAACGCAGGTGGGCGAGGTTGTCCACGCTGCCGGGGTTGACGGCCTGCTCCAGCGGGGTGCCGGAGAGCAGGCGCTTGACCGGGACCTCGATGCGCTTGCCGGTGAGGGTGTGCGGGAGACCGGTGACCGCGATGACCTCGTCGGGGACGTGGCGCGGGGAGAGTTCGGTGCGCAGCGAGGTGCGGATGCGGCCGATCAGGTCCTCGTCCAGGGCGGCGCCGGGGGCGAGGACGACGAAGAGCGGCATCCAGTAGCCGCCGTTCGGCTCCTCGAGGCCGATGACGAGGGACTCGGCGATCTCGGGGAGGCGTTCGACGACCTCGTAGATGTCGGAGGAGCCCATCCGGACGCCCTGCCGGTTGAGGGTGGAGTCGGAGCGGCCGTGGATGACGACGGTGCCGCGGGAGGTGACGGTGATCCAGTCGCCGTGGCGCCAGGTGCCCGGGTACATCTCGAAGTAGCTGTCGCGGTAGCGGGCGCCGTCGGGGTCGTTCCAGAAGCCGGTGGGCATGGAGGGCAGCGGCTTGGTGACCACCAGTTCGCCGACGGTGTCGGTGTGCGGGCGGCCCTGGACGTCCCAGGACTCGACGGCGGAGCCGAGGCAGGGGGCCTGGATCTCGCCGAGGTACACCGGGAGGGTGGGGACGCCGCCGACGAAACAGGAGCAGACGTCGGTGCCGCCGCTGACCGAGGCGAGCCAGAGGTCCTGCTTGACCTCGTCGTAGATCCACTGGAAGCCGTCGGGCGGGAGCGGGGAGCCGGTCGTGCCGAGGCAGCGGACGGCGGAGAGGTCCAGGTCGCGGCCGGGGTGCAGGTCGGCCTTGCGGCTGGCGATCACGTACGCGGCGGAGGTGCCGAGGACGGTGGCGCGGGTGCGGGCGGCGACGGACCAGAGGGCGCCGGTGTCGGGGTGGCCGGGGCTGCCGTCGTAGGTGACGATCGTGGATCCGACGAGGAGGCCGGCGACGAGGAAGTTCCACATCATCCAGCCGGTGGAGGTGTACCAGAGGAAGCGGTCCTCGGGGCCGAGGTCGAGGTGGAGCGCGGCCTGCTTGAGGTGCTCGACGAGAATGCCGCCCTGGCTCTGCACGATGGCCTTGGGCAGGCCGGTGGTGCCGGAGGAGTAGAGCACCCAGAGCGGGTGGTCGAAGGGGACCGGCTCGAAGACCGGCTCGGTCTTCTCGGCGACCAGGTCGTCCCAGGCCAGGGCGCCCTCGGGGGCGGGGGTGCCGAGGAGGGGGACGTGGACGACGGTGCGCAGGGTGGGGAGTTCGCGGCGGAGTTCGGCGACCACCTCGGTGCGGTCGTGGTCCTTGCCGCCGTAGTGGTAGCCGTCGACGGCGAACAGGACGGCGGGCTCGATCTGCTGGAGGCGGTCGAGGACGCTGCGGGCGCCGAAGTCGGGGGCGCAGCTGGTCCAGACGGCGCCGACGGCGGCGGTGGCGAGCAGGGCGACCACGGCCTGCGGGATGTTGGGGAGGTAGGCGCCGACGCGGTCGCCGGGGCCGATGCCCTGGGCGCGGAGGGCGGCGGCCAGCGAGCCGACCTGGCGGCGGAGCTCGGCCCAGGTGGTGGCGACGGGCTGCTCGGTGGTCTCGTCCAGGTGGAGGATCGCGGGCCGGTCGGCGTGGGCCGGGTCCTCGCCGTGGCGGAGGGCGTGCTCGGCGTAGTTGAGGCGGGCGCCGGGGAACCAGGTGGCGCCGGGCATGGCCTCCTCGCCGAGGACGGCCTCGGGGGCGGTGGTGAAGCGGACGTCGAACCACCGGGTGACCGCGGTCCAGAAGCGGTCGAGGTCCTCGGTGGACCAGCGGTGGAGGTCGGCGTAGCGGGCGGCGGCCTCGTCGTCGGTGGCGGCGGGCGCGAGGGGTGCGGCCGGTGCGCCGTGGTGTTCGGCGGCCCACGCCTGGAAGGCGACGATCTGGCTGGCTGCGGCGCGCGCGGGGGCGGGCCGCCAGAGCGGCTGGTCCTGGGTGGGGGTGCTCACGGTGGTGGTCTCCCGGCCGGTGTGGTGGGGACGGAGGTGCTTGTGGCGGACCCGTCCGAGTGGCTCTGACGGTGCAGACCATGCCATGTGATCGTCCCTGTGCGCCAGGGTCCCCCGCCGGGCGTTCGGGCGGGTCGGACGCGGTGGCCGCGGCGGGCCGGGACGGTACGGGCGGGGTGGCCGCTGCGGGCCGGGCGGGTCCCCAGGCGGGGCGTGGCGGGCGGCAGGCGGTCTGGCCGGGGCGGGCGGGGTCTGGTAGGACGGCGGTCATGCAGCAGTCGACGTACGACGTGGTGATCGTGGGCGGCGGGCACAACGGGCTGGTCGCCGCCGGGTACCTGGCGCGGGCCGGGCGGAGTGTGCTGGTGCTGGAGCGGTTGGGGCACACCGGCGGCGCGGC
The window above is part of the Kitasatospora sp. HUAS MG31 genome. Proteins encoded here:
- a CDS encoding acetoacetate--CoA ligase; its protein translation is MAWSAPSEPLGRVRHKHLRPHHTGRETTTVSTPTQDQPLWRPAPARAAASQIVAFQAWAAEHHGAPAAPLAPAATDDEAAARYADLHRWSTEDLDRFWTAVTRWFDVRFTTAPEAVLGEEAMPGATWFPGARLNYAEHALRHGEDPAHADRPAILHLDETTEQPVATTWAELRRQVGSLAAALRAQGIGPGDRVGAYLPNIPQAVVALLATAAVGAVWTSCAPDFGARSVLDRLQQIEPAVLFAVDGYHYGGKDHDRTEVVAELRRELPTLRTVVHVPLLGTPAPEGALAWDDLVAEKTEPVFEPVPFDHPLWVLYSSGTTGLPKAIVQSQGGILVEHLKQAALHLDLGPEDRFLWYTSTGWMMWNFLVAGLLVGSTIVTYDGSPGHPDTGALWSVAARTRATVLGTSAAYVIASRKADLHPGRDLDLSAVRCLGTTGSPLPPDGFQWIYDEVKQDLWLASVSGGTDVCSCFVGGVPTLPVYLGEIQAPCLGSAVESWDVQGRPHTDTVGELVVTKPLPSMPTGFWNDPDGARYRDSYFEMYPGTWRHGDWITVTSRGTVVIHGRSDSTLNRQGVRMGSSDIYEVVERLPEIAESLVIGLEEPNGGYWMPLFVVLAPGAALDEDLIGRIRTSLRTELSPRHVPDEVIAVTGLPHTLTGKRIEVPVKRLLSGTPLEQAVNPGSVDNLAHLRFFADLGARRRG
- the ptsP gene encoding phosphoenolpyruvate--protein phosphotransferase — translated: MEKTLRGVGVSHGVAIGQVRHMGTAELEPPATQIPSEDAPREQARARAAVDAVAADLIARGNLAGGEAQAVLEAQALMAQDPELMADVSRRIAVGSSAERAVYDAFAAYRALLASAGEYLAGRVADLDDVRNRIVARLLGVPMPGVPDSDEPYVLLARDLAPADTALLDPSLVLGFVTEEGGPTSHSAILARAMGVPAVVALQGATELAEGLVVAVDGSSGEVLVDPSVERQEQLRVAAEERRAALAATSGPGQTSDGHRVPLLANVGGPVDLPAALENGAEGVGLFRTEFLFLDDSAKAPGEDKQVEAYRKVLEAFPEGRVVVRVLDAGADKPLDFLTPADEPNPALGVRGLRTLLDHPEVLRSQLRALARAAEGLPVHLEVMAPMVADRQDARAFADACREAGLHAKFGAMVEIPSAALRARSILQEVEFLSLGTNDLAQYTFAADRQVGALARLQDPWQPALLDLVAAAAEAARAAGKSCGVCGEAASDPLLACVLTGLGVTSLSMGAASIPYVRSALATYTLAQCRRAAEAARAADGAAEARAAAHQVLSGE
- a CDS encoding PTS sugar transporter subunit IIA, giving the protein MTTVTSPLAGRAIGLANVPDPVFSGAMVGPGTAIDPVREPTEAVAPVDGLVVSMHPHAFVVMDENGHGVLTHLGIDTVQLNGEGFELLVAKGDQVRRGQPVIKWNPAAVEAAGKSPISPVVALEASTEALGGLAESGEIALGDALFTWS